Proteins encoded by one window of Salicibibacter halophilus:
- a CDS encoding MerR family transcriptional regulator: protein MPLFSIRIVNDLTDLTPRQIRYYESHGFVTPARSEGNQRLFSFADVDRLLDIKQLTERGINMAGIKEVFRDRAEQEKKEQKTERERIETKRLHEQVRWEALNNANAHKASMIQGQLSHFFH from the coding sequence ATGCCTTTGTTCTCTATTCGCATCGTTAATGACTTAACAGATTTAACACCTCGTCAAATCCGCTACTATGAAAGCCATGGATTTGTGACACCGGCGAGGAGCGAAGGCAATCAGCGATTGTTTTCGTTCGCGGATGTCGACCGCTTGCTTGATATTAAACAACTAACCGAGCGCGGCATTAACATGGCAGGGATTAAAGAGGTGTTCCGAGACCGCGCGGAACAAGAGAAAAAAGAACAAAAAACTGAACGAGAAAGAATAGAAACCAAACGTTTGCATGAACAAGTTAGGTGGGAGGCGCTAAATAATGCCAATGCGCATAAAGCGTCGATGATCCAGGGTCAACTTTCCCATTTTTTCCATTAA